The genomic window TGGGTCGGAACAGATTGGCCAGGCGCGAGAGCGGCAGTTTCAGCCGGCGGAAGTACCAGCTCACCAATGTCACGTACGGCCGTACCAGCAGGCGGTGCACGCCCCGCAGCTCCTTACTTCTTCAGCCCCAGGTACTCGCGGAACCACTCGATGGTGAGGCGCAAGCCCTCTTCGAGACCCACCTTGGGCTCCCAGCCCAGGATGCGCCGCGCCTTGGAGATATCGGGCCGGCGGGTGCGCGGGTCGTCGCGCGTGCGGTCATCCTCGGGCGTGATGTAGGCGATGGGGGAGGTACTGCCGGCGATCTCCCTGACCTTCTCGGCGAACTCCCGGATCGTGATCTCACAGGGATTGCCCAGGTTGACAGGCTCCACCTCGTCCGACATCAGCAGGCGGTAGATGCCGTCCACCAGGTCGCTGACGTAGCAGAAGGAGCGGGTGCGCTCTCCGGAATCATACACCGTCAGCGGTTCTCCCAGCAGGGCCTGCTTGATGAAATTGGGCACCACCCGGCCGTCGTCCAGGCGCATGCGGGGGCCGTACGTGTTGAAGATGCGCACGATGCGGGTGTCCAGGCCGTGGGCGCGGTGATAGGCCATCGTCATGGCCTCGGCGAAGCGCTTGGACTCGTCGTAGACCCCGCGCGGGCCGACCGGATTCACATGCCCCCAGTAGGACTCGGGCTGGGGGTGCACCTCGGGATCGCCGTAGACCTCCGACGTGGAGGCGAGCAGGTAGCGCGCCCCTTTTGCCAGGGCAAAACCCAGGGTCTTGTGGGTGCCCAGGGCGCCGACCTTGAGGGTCTTGATGGGATGGCGCAGGTAGTCCACGGGGCTGGGCAGGGAGGCCAGGTGCAGGACGGCGTCCACGGGGCCTTTCAGATAGATGTATTCGGTCACGTCGTGCTTGATGAACAGGAAGCGCTCGTGACCAATCAAATGCTCGATATTCCGTGTCGAGCCGGTGACCAGGTTATCCATGGCGATGACGGTATGGCCCTTCTCCAGCAGGTAGTCGCACAGGTGAGAGCCAATGAAGCCGGCACCGCCGGTAATCAGCACGCGCATCGGATTCCTCCTCCGGATTCTTCCGTCCGTCTATTGTTCTTCCGCCGGCTGAGCCAGTCGCAGAGCCAGGCCGGCGGTCATCATCAACACCATCGCCAGGTCCACCAGGAAAAATGAATTGTCGATCAGGCCGTGGGCCAGGGAAGCGGCCAATGAACCGAACAGGCCGATGTAGAGCATACGTTCGGCCGGCTGTGCGGACTGCCGCGCGCCGCGCCACAGCCGGCGCACCAGCGCCGCTACCAGCACTCCCAGCGCCGCCAGGCCCACTATCCCCGTGCGTGTCCAGGCGTCCAGCACAATGTTATGCGGATGGGAGAGGTTGAGCTCCTCCCAGGCTCCCGGCAGGACGTAGCGGGTGCGGTACAGGTACAGGAAGTTGTCCGGCCCAACCCCCAGCGCCGGGTGCTCGCGGATCATGTTCCAGGTGCCCTGCCAGAGCTTCAGCCGCACAAAGCCAGTGCCGGCCGAGGTGTCCAGCAGGCTTTGTACGCGCTCGGTGCCGGCCAGCGGCAGGAGCGCCGCGCCGATGAGCAGGACGCCGGCCAGCGCGCCCCAACGCCATTTGCCGCCGCGCGCCGCGCCCATCCCAATGAGGGCCGCCGGCAGTCCCAACAGCCAGGCGCCGCGCGAAAATGTCAGATAGAGCGCCGCCAGAATGGGCAGAAGCGCCAGGCCGTAGGCCCAGCGCCGGCGCCCGACGCCCCCGAAGACCACCGCAGAGAACGCCACCGGCGCCGCCCGTTCCAGGTAGAGCGCCAGGTTGTTAGGCGATCCGTACCAGGCGCGTACCCGCGCCACCCCTTCGGCGGTAATGACGCCAGCGCCGGAGAACCACTGGGCGATGCCGGCCAGTGCCGCAATGACCCCGCCGATCAGCAGGGCGTCCACAGCCGCCCAAAGCCAGCGTCGCTCATCCTTGCCGGCCGGCATGGCGCGCCAGAGGGCATACAGCAGGGCGGAATCCAGGAACACCGTGCGCAGTTCGTGCCCCGCCACGCCCGGGTACTGAGCAAATATTGTACTCAGGCCGGCCGCAAACAGCAATCCCAGCACCCCCGCGTCTACCCAGGAGCGGGTCCGCCACAGCCGGCCCCACAGGCCCCGCAGGCCGCCGCGCAGTACTGCCGTCCAGAGAAGGCCGGCCAGCGTCAGCCAGAGGATGGATTCCAGGTTGGGAATGGCGCGGCCGAAGACCAGCGGCGGGCGCAGGAAGAGCGGGAAGCTCGCCGGGGCGAGGATGAGGCCGGCCGGCGGCCAGAGCAGGATGACGGCCGCGCAGGCCAGCAGGCCGACCAGCGGAAGGATGGGACCAGGAGCCAGCAGGAACAGGGCGCCGGCGGCGGCCAGCAGAACAAGCCGTAGGGAAAGCGGCCGGCCGGTGAACCAGGTATGCGCCCTTTCCCACAGGCGGACGGGAGCAGAGACCAGCCGGCGAAGCGACCCCCGCGTCCCAACGAGGAGGACAGCATCTATCAGCAGGCCGGCCAGGGCTCCCAGGACAGCCGCCGGCCATGGGGAGCGCGCCGGCGTGTCCTCGTGCACCGCGAAATACGCCAGCGCCCATTGGTCCCAGCCGCCGTGGGCGACGATGCGGGCTTCATGGAAGCCGGCCGACAGTCCTCGCGCCAGCGGCACAACGGCCGGCGCGCGCAGAGGATCGTACAGCACCAGGTAACTGCGGCCGGCCTCGTCGCGCGGCAGGGCGTTGGCCGGCTGACCGTCCACGCTCACCTCGAGATAGGCCCAGTACGGGCCGCGCCGCACGGCCAGGTCTATGCCGGTCCCGACGAAGCGGATGCGCATGGCGGCGCCTTCTTCCCCGATGTCCGCGCCGTCAGGAGCGATCCGCCATTGCCCTTCGGTGGTCACCGATGGCTCCCAGAAGGCATGGACGCCGGCGCCGGCAGTTTCGGAGAGGGCCGGCAGGGCGCGCAGGGATTCCAGCACGGGGCGCGGCCGGCCGTCCTTGTCCACGGCGGCGAACCCCCAGCGCGGGTCATCGGTAGGGACATCCGGCTGCCACTCCGCCCAGAGGAGTGGTCCCATCCAGGGCCAGGAGCGGCGGGCGAGGCCGGCGGCTTCCCGCGTCCAGCGAGCCTGTGTTTCCTCATCGGTGGTGCCCCAGGGGGATGGGGCTCCCTGCCAGCCCGCCGGCAGGCTGTTCCAGCCAAATTCCACGCCCCAGATGGGGGTGGCGCCGTCGCCGGCCTTCACCATCACCTGGCGCAGGAGGGCGGCGCGCTGGAAATTGAGCTGGCCGGGGTCGGGCGGGTCGGTGGGGCCGGCGCGCAGGCCGTAGGGCTTGGCGGCCAGCGCGTCGAACCATTCCGCCGCGCCGGCGGCGTACATCTCTCGCAGGAAGATGATGTCGCTTTGGTTCAGGCCGCCGGGCTCAATGTTCGGGGCCAGCCCGCCGGCCAGGATGAGCGCGTCGGGGTCCGCCGGGCGAATCTGTACGGCGGCCTCGCGCAAGAGGTCGGTATATTCGCCGGCGTTCACGTAGCGGTTGCCCCAGTGCGGGGCAATGTTGGGTTCATCCCATATCTGATAGGCGTCGACCACATCGCCGTAGCGGCCGGCGAAGGCCGCGGCGAACGCGCCGAAGTCCCGGCGCTCGCGGGGTGGGGCA from Anaerolineae bacterium includes these protein-coding regions:
- a CDS encoding SDR family oxidoreductase, giving the protein MRVLITGGAGFIGSHLCDYLLEKGHTVIAMDNLVTGSTRNIEHLIGHERFLFIKHDVTEYIYLKGPVDAVLHLASLPSPVDYLRHPIKTLKVGALGTHKTLGFALAKGARYLLASTSEVYGDPEVHPQPESYWGHVNPVGPRGVYDESKRFAEAMTMAYHRAHGLDTRIVRIFNTYGPRMRLDDGRVVPNFIKQALLGEPLTVYDSGERTRSFCYVSDLVDGIYRLLMSDEVEPVNLGNPCEITIREFAEKVREIAGSTSPIAYITPEDDRTRDDPRTRRPDISKARRILGWEPKVGLEEGLRLTIEWFREYLGLKK
- a CDS encoding O-antigen ligase family protein encodes the protein LSRLFLLTIIPLVCAAAAGLARPAVPAPAVPLPEPDPRIWPLYGINLSPWHLSEAEWNAQLEEIARILPGGWVRIRFRWAELEPAPGQFDWASADRVVNALRGRHLRLLAVLETSPAWARSEQDQDNPYAPPRERRDFGAFAAAFAGRYGDVVDAYQIWDEPNIAPHWGNRYVNAGEYTDLLREAAVQIRPADPDALILAGGLAPNIEPGGLNQSDIIFLREMYAAGAAEWFDALAAKPYGLRAGPTDPPDPGQLNFQRAALLRQVMVKAGDGATPIWGVEFGWNSLPAGWQGAPSPWGTTDEETQARWTREAAGLARRSWPWMGPLLWAEWQPDVPTDDPRWGFAAVDKDGRPRPVLESLRALPALSETAGAGVHAFWEPSVTTEGQWRIAPDGADIGEEGAAMRIRFVGTGIDLAVRRGPYWAYLEVSVDGQPANALPRDEAGRSYLVLYDPLRAPAVVPLARGLSAGFHEARIVAHGGWDQWALAYFAVHEDTPARSPWPAAVLGALAGLLIDAVLLVGTRGSLRRLVSAPVRLWERAHTWFTGRPLSLRLVLLAAAGALFLLAPGPILPLVGLLACAAVILLWPPAGLILAPASFPLFLRPPLVFGRAIPNLESILWLTLAGLLWTAVLRGGLRGLWGRLWRTRSWVDAGVLGLLFAAGLSTIFAQYPGVAGHELRTVFLDSALLYALWRAMPAGKDERRWLWAAVDALLIGGVIAALAGIAQWFSGAGVITAEGVARVRAWYGSPNNLALYLERAAPVAFSAVVFGGVGRRRWAYGLALLPILAALYLTFSRGAWLLGLPAALIGMGAARGGKWRWGALAGVLLIGAALLPLAGTERVQSLLDTSAGTGFVRLKLWQGTWNMIREHPALGVGPDNFLYLYRTRYVLPGAWEELNLSHPHNIVLDAWTRTGIVGLAALGVLVAALVRRLWRGARQSAQPAERMLYIGLFGSLAASLAHGLIDNSFFLVDLAMVLMMTAGLALRLAQPAEEQ